A section of the Sebastes fasciatus isolate fSebFas1 chromosome 5, fSebFas1.pri, whole genome shotgun sequence genome encodes:
- the LOC141767347 gene encoding hydroxylysine kinase-like has translation MNSEESKNATRLEVQTFAISFLCQHGVPTHTVVPTTTTGQLMSMEEIDCGHGAQIYCVRLMTYLPGKPVGESPVTVLDLYHVSKLFASMDKTLQQLVSPNLDVLNFDVRWSLSKIPLLEDCLSVMDGDPLQEVIKAVLEQYKSHVQPKISSFQRGIIHGDPNDLNILVTPVDNGRHEVSGVLDFSLLMNDCYVFDVAVLITYMMLENPSPLDVGGAVLAGWESIMVLTDDERDSLFLLVLGRLCQSLVYGRCNVRKYPDNEKYLLTTAKSGTRLLTKLWELGKKEVERKWFTDASTFSVN, from the exons ATGAACTCAGAAGAGAGTAAGAATGCGACCCGGCTGGAGGTGCAGACCTTCGCCATATCCTTTCTATGCCAGCATGGAGTTCCTACTCATACAGTCGtgcccaccaccaccacagggCAGCTCATGAGTATGGAGGAAATAG ACTGTGGACATGGCGCTCAGATCTACTGTGTGAGGTTGATGACCTATCTCCCTGGAAAACCCGTCGGAGAATCTCCAGTCACAGTGCTAGATCTTTATCATGTCAGCAAGTTGTTTGCTTCCATGGATAAGACTTTGCAACAA ctGGTATCTCCAAACCTGGATGTCTTAAACTTTGATGTGCGTTGGAGTTTATCCAAGATTCCTCTCCTAGAGGACTGCCTGTCAGTGATGGATGGAGATCCCCTGCAGGAAGTGATCAAAGCAGTCCTTGAACAGTACAAATCACACGTGCAGCCCAAAATCAGCTCTTTCCAAAGAG GAATAATACACGGGGACCCAAATGACCTAAACATCCTTGTCACACCGGTAGACAACGGGCGTCATGAGGTGTCAGGCGTGCTGGACTTTAGTCTGCTCATGAATGACTGCTATGTATTTGATGTGGCAGTATTAATCACATACATGATGCTGGAGAACCCCAGTCCTTTGGATGTAGGTGGAGCAGTGTTAGCAGGCTGGGAGAGCATCATGGTGCTCACTGATGATGAAAGGGATTCCCTCTTCCTGCTGGTGCTCGGTCGGTTGTGCCAGAGTCTGGTTTATGGCCGGTGCAATGTCAGAAAATACCCAGACAACGAGAAATATCTCCTGACTACAGCCAAAAGTGGGACTCGGCTTCTTACTAAGCTGTGGGAGCTGGGCAAGAAAGAGGTAGAAAGGAAATGGTTTACAGATGCCAGCACGTTCTCAGTCAATTAA